Part of the Quercus robur chromosome 5, dhQueRobu3.1, whole genome shotgun sequence genome, TCAATGTGAATGAAGGGGAAGTGAGCAATCTTGCGCCACTCTTTACCCTTCTTCTCTTTGCATTGTTTACTGAAAGAAGGACATGAATAGATCCGTAGGTAATAAATAGAGACAGGCAACCCCACTTTTGGCATGTGCTTCAGCTCGGGACAGTTTACGATCCTCAATTGTTGAAGAGAGGTAAGGTGTTGAAGTCCCTTGTTGTCCAATgatctcaaattttgaaatccGCCAATGAAAAGAGTGGTAAGACTTGTGGGTAGCAAATTCTCCTCCGGAAAGGATTCCACAGCCCGGAAATCACTGGGAAAGGACTCCACAGCCTGAAAATCACTAGCAAGATTGGATAATATCAATGTGGTAAAAGAGTGCAATCTTTTCAATCCCCAGTCCATCCTAGTGGCAAAAAGTTTTTCCGAAACATCAATTCTGAAAAGAACTAGATTGGATGGCAGACCACCTTTTGGAAAAGATGGGAGAATTTCTGATTTCCAAATGTTGAAGAGATGGGAGAAGCCTGTGCATGTTTGTAGGCATGGAATTGAGACGCTGGCATTTATTGACTAGTAACGGTATGAGATTGGGGGCCGGTAATCCTCCACTGGGAAAAGCTACAAAATTCGGACAATCCTCAATTTTCAAGGAAATCAGATCAACTAGGTGATGTCCCTCCTAAACTGAAAGGGACTCCATTTCGCTATAAGTCTCGATTCGAATAACACGAAGCTTTGGGAAGATGTGTAAAGGAAATGACTTGAGAGTATTACAGCTATAGGATATGTACAATGACTCAAGGGAATAGTAGCATGGGTACATCAGAACTGTAATTTCCTACAATTCAAGATactaaggggctgtttggattgcAAATTTTGATAACTTAattctcagttttcataactcataactcaaaaatggtgggacccatagtaaAAACGTTGTTTggcaaacgataactctgtttccatcattcaattctctgatttttgagttatgagttatggaaactgaaaacacattttggctgttttcagtttccataacttataactcaatggcatttccgtaaataaacacacatggagGGACCCACAGCCGTAACTTTTGAtcaccttttgacttttttttttcacttgttctGTCttcagttttgggttttttttttcttttcttttttttttttttttttttaagcttcggtgagtttgggtactgaaagaaaagaaaaaaaaaaagctgcaccGGCTTACAGGTATGAACCCAcaaatagtgtaaaaaatattgagtgatggaaattgggtgatgatgccaaacgggtgtgaaaaattgagtgatgagtgatgaaaattgagtgatcaAAAAAGTGAAGCCAAACAGCCCTAAGCTTTTTTAGTGTACTGAGTAGACCACCACTTTTAAGATCAAGAGACTTGAGCAGAGGACCACTATCAATCATTAACTCTTCAAGACAATTGTTGCGAGACAGCATTCAGTTTGGCAGAGAAAAGTTATCAAATCCGCCCATTCTGAGCATGTGCAATGTAGGTGGCAATACATTCATTTGCAACAGCATGTCATTATAAGGTGTTACACGCAAATCACGAATGGCAGGAGCCCTTGGGAGAGAAGTCCCAAGCTTTGAACATTTACGAATCCAAAGTGTGGTTAAAGAAGGAAGGTGCTTGGGCAGGCTTCTGCCTAGTTTAGGACAATCCTCCAGACGAAGCTCTTGAAGACACGGGAAAGCTCCTCCATAAGAAAATCATTCCTCCCACTTTATCATTCTctcaaaattcaatattttcagTGATTGAAATGGTGTTATTGTGGAAGAACTGCCACCATAGAAATCAGGACCGACTTTAACAACTTCATCAAACCCAACAATGCCGAGGTTTTGAAGAGAGGGCAGTTGCCCAAGTGATGGCAAATTGAGGCAAAATCTGCAAGAGTTTAGATGAACATCTTtaacattttgaaaatgaataatCTCCTACCCAATTAGGAAAGCTTGTGCCCCTGTAGTTGTTGATAACAAGCCTTTTCAAGTTTGTATGAGGTTGGAGATTGTTGTGTACGTCCCTTTCACTTTGAGAAATAATATCATCGGCATCCCACTCCAATGTTAGGTCCTTAAGCTCTCTCTTAGCCTTCAACTTTGCGTACAAAGCATCTGTTGGGTTTATCACATATTGAAGCTTTGCTATCAAAATGGCTCCTCTGAGATTTGGAAGCTTCCCTAACTCTCCAATTTGGAATCCAATATTCTTGTTGACAACAAATTTAGTCAAAGTCTGAAGACATTTTAATCTGCTTATTTGTATTGGCATCCTTTTTATACTGGTTCCAATAATATCAAGATGATGCAAATTAATGAGCTTTAGCATATGTGTTGAAAACACAATGAGAAATTTACATCTTGATAGATTCAATGTCAGTAAATTACACAACTTGCATATAGAGTTGGGCAACCTCTCAATTTTAGTGCAAGAGACATCTAGATGGCATAGATGTTTAAAATCTCCAATTAACTTAGGTAACTCGGTCAAATTAGCATAATGACAAAGAGAGAGCACACGTAAGGATCTTAGCATTAGCAATAAATCATGTGGAACCCTCTTTGTTATGTATAAGTCCAAATCTGCTTTGTACAATTCTAACGAAAGGAAGGTGCGTAAATGCTTAACTTTGTTCAAAGCCTCAAAACTTCTTTGACGTGTCATATTTTGTTCTAATGTAAGAAAAATGACAAGTCTTACTCATGATAATATTGTTTATGATGCTTTGTTCACTCACCTATTTAGAgtaacgttcatgttatagacACATCTAAGAATTTGGAAGCCCATTTTGAAGAATGCTAGCACTCTAGCAAAGAAGTTCTCCATGGAAGTCACACAAGATCTATGACTATTTGTACTCCCTCAAATAGCAGCATAATTACGTAGGATTTCTTACTATTTATGTGTTATCATAGTTGCTAGGTTGAAAGAATTCAATGATATAGGCAAATTTTGTTATTTCCAATACTTACAAGCTAATTGTTGATTAGTAAGCCTACAAGTTGCGTTAGAACTTATTtggaaatctatatatatataataatagataaaactgaaaaaaaaatccaattagatttcaaa contains:
- the LOC126727923 gene encoding putative disease resistance protein RGA3 yields the protein MPIQISRLKCLQTLTKFVVNKNIGFQIGELGKLPNLRGAILIAKLQYVINPTDALYAKLKAKRELKDLTLEWDADDIISQSERDVHNNLQPHTNLKRFCLNLPSLGQLPSLQNLGIVGFDEVVKVGPDFYGGSFSHLFNIWKSEILPSFPKGGLPSNLVLFRIDVSEKLFATRMDWGLKRLHSFTTLILSNLASDFQAVESFPSDFRAVESFPEENLLPTSLTTLFIGGFQNLRSLDNKGLQHLTSLQQLRIVNCPELKHMPKVGLPVSIYYLRIYSCPSFSKQCKEKKGKEWRKIAHFPFIHIDDDVVIRAKSSVDQI